In one window of Episyrphus balteatus chromosome 3, idEpiBalt1.1, whole genome shotgun sequence DNA:
- the LOC129916258 gene encoding protein arginine N-methyltransferase 6, with translation MEMDSGIEQYFEEYQDLEIHDLMLKDRPRQEAYSKAISNNKHLFKDKIVLDVGAGTGILSAFCAKAGAKLVYAVEASDLAKIALEVIEENELTSVVKVIRSKIEDFVLPASMDKVDIIVSEWMGFYLLHEGMLDSVIFARDKFLKEGGIMFPQEATIHVAPCSVPSLYKYYENVDGIKMNRFAKKLRAQKSSKPEICCLGKEDLLAEGTVMHFMNLEEVTLEEIEEIKFDSVVPIEYAGRFEGLCIWFEVLFPADNREDSVILSTEPHSPATHWKQCVVVLPEEACIDVEKDEPVSFFISMKRNADNARRYNLEVEVKDSDKVEHPLPCSCHMTKCILMKAHFDRVEAGEMVVDDDEGVQVDNTEE, from the exons atggAAATGGACTCGGGAATTGAACAATACTTTGAAGAGTACCAAGATCTTGAG ATCCATGATTTAATGCTTAAAGACAGACCTCGACAGGAGGCATATTCCAAAGCAATATCAAACAACAAACATCTTTTCAAAGACAAAATTGTCCTAGATGTTGGTGCTGGAACAGGAATTCTGTCAGCCTTCTGCGCCAAAGCTGGAGCCAAATTAGTCTATGCTGTTGAAGCATCCGATTTAGCTAAAATAGCTCTCGAAGTTATCGAAGAAAACGAATTGACATCCGTTGTTAAGGTTATTCGATCTAAAATTGAAGATTTCGTTCTTCCTGCTTCCATGGATAAAGTAGATATCATAGTTTCCGAATGGATGGGTTTCTATTTACTCCACGAAGGAATGTTGGATTCGGTTATTTTTGCTAGAGATAAGTTCCTCAAAGAAGGTGGCATTATGTTCCCTCAAGAGGCTACAATACACGTTGCTCCATGCTCTGTCCCGAGTTTATACAAGTACTATGAGAATGTCGATGGAATTAAGATGAATAGGTTTGCGAAAAAGCTTCGCGCTCAAAAGTCCTCAAAACCAGAAATATGTTGTCTTGGGAAAGAAGATCTTTTGGCTGAGGGAACTGTTATGCATTTCATGAATCTGGAAGAGGTGACATTGGAGGAAATTGAAGAGATCAAATTTGATTCAGTTGTTCCGATAGAGTATGCAGGTCGTTTTGAAGGTTTATGCATTTGGTTTGAGGTTCTTTTTCCTGCAGATaatcgagaagattctgttatATTATCAACGGAACCACATTCTCCTGCCACACATTGGAAACAATGTGTCGTTGTGTTGCCAGAGGAGGCTTGCATTGATGTTGAGAAGGATGAGCCTGTTAGTTTTTTCATCTCAATGAAACGGAATGCCGATAATGCACGCAGATATAATTTGGAAGTTGAAGTGAAGGATTCAGATAAAGTAGAACATCCGTTGCCATGCAGCTGTCATATGACCAAATGTATTCTTATGAAAGCGCATTTCGATAGAGTTGAGGCTGGTGAAATGGTTGTTGACGATGATGAGGGTGTACAGGTGGATAATACTGAAGAGTGA
- the LOC129915352 gene encoding SWI/SNF-related matrix-associated actin-dependent regulator of chromatin subfamily A containing DEAD/H box 1 homolog, producing the protein MSQSSPISKTTINDLRQFRLQKAASITERIPGKKRIAVLPDSDDSGTETAADNVAKKTKIELTILDKEQRFAAAAKISPQYDTMDIQDSLVRNNWDVSKSVSYLKEHAKPKALGAVKLGPSNSHSSSSTATSGGSSTTNGSSRGHRPPKSRRHSRSSDDDDEDSRDGYKKQQNALVYDSDESDTESKNKMTKQRQAVLDFFNKAGSSELLTVKTCSDRKVAAILEVRPFTSWGDLRRKVQSHKVLNGELLNYCQELINKQNNVAELLSKCKKLVKKLEAAVEAGAGITEQPKLLNKDFKLADYQIIGLNWLTVMHNQKMNGILADEMGLGKTIQVIAFLAYLKENNLQRGAHLVVVPSSTLDNWETEIHKWCPSLVVEKYYGNQDDRRRMRIRYAKEGFKGFDILLTTYHLVSSTPEEKKMFRVCKLHYVVFDEAHMLKNMTTARYANLITINAEMRILLTGTPLQNNLLELMSLLCFVMPSFFAKKIDDIKTLFVKKVKKETEDASQFNDNQVDRAKRIMKPFVLRRLKKDVLKCLPKKHDYIHKVPMTATQKEHYKELVEYYTNQRGEITSSEIAGVSIMMDMRKAANHPLLMRHYFSDERLRFFSKQLALTASYKKQNEQYIFEELAVLSDFQVWQICDKHGLDDVTIPNSLILDSGKFNHLDKLLPKLKEENHRVLIFSQFTMVLDIVERYLEIRGHEYLRLDGSTAVEERQDMIDDFNKDSQIFVFLLSTKAGGVGINLTAADTAIIHDIDFNPYNDKQAEDRCHRMGQTRDVSVYRLISEGTIEEGMLVVAQEKLKLEQDINAEGENDVQEQKCMVRLLQMALGLNDSEKET; encoded by the exons atgtcaCAATCGTCACCCATTTCCAAAACGACCATTAACGATTTGCGTCAATTTCGTTTACAAAAAGCTGCTTCAATAACtg AACGTATTCCTGGTAAAAAACGTATCGCCGTTCTGCCCGATAGCGATGACAGCGGCACTGAAACAGCAGCCGATAATGTTGcaaagaaaaccaaaattgaaCTTACAATATTGGACAAAGAACAGCGTTTCGCCGCTGCGGCAAAGATTTCGCCACAATATGATACAATG GACATTCAAGATTCGCTGGTTCGAAATAACTGGGATGTTTCGAAATCAGTGTCGTATTTAAAAGAACATGCAAAACCTAAAGCTCTTGGAGCTGTTAAATTGGGTCCATCAAATTCTCATTCGTCATCGTCGACAGCGACATCTGGAGGGAGTTCTACGACAAATGGTAGTTCTCGTGGACATCGTCCACCTAAATCTCGTCGTCATTCGCGGTCATCggacgatgatgatgaagattcGCGAGATGGTTACAAGAAGCAACAGAATGCTCTTGTTTATGACAGTGATGAAAGCGATACagaatctaaaaataaaatgaccaAACAGAGGCAGGCTGTGCTGGACTTTTTCAATAAAGCCGGCAGTTCTGAATTGTTGACGGTTAAGACTTGCTCGGATAGGAAAGTAGCAGCTATTCTTGAAGTGAGGCCGTTCACAAGTTGGGGTGACTTGCGCAGAAAAGTACAATCGCATAAAGTTTTGAATGGGGAATTACTGAATTACTGCCAAGAATtgattaataaacaaaataatgttgCTGAATTGCTGTCAAAGTGTAAGAAGTTGGTTAAGAAGCTGGAGGCTGCGGTTGAAGCTGGAGCAGGAATCACAGAACAACCGAAATTACTTAATAAAGA CTTTAAACTTGCAGACTATCAAATTATTGGGCTCAATTGGCTAACTGTAATGCACAATCAAAAAATGAATGGCATCTTAGCCGATGAAATGGGTTTGGGAAAAACAATTCAAGTAATTGCATTTCTGGCTTATCTCAAGGAAAACAATTTACAAAGAGGAGCTCATCTTGTTGTTGTTCCGTCATCAACCTTAGACAATTGGGAAACAGAAATACACAAATGGTGTCCAAGTTTAGTTGTGGAAAAATATTATGGAAATCAAGATGATAGACGAAGAATGCGAATACGTTATGCTAAAGAAGGATTCAAAGGATTTGATATTTTACTAACaac CTATCATCTTGTGTCTTCAACTCCAGAAGAGAAAAAGATGTTTCGAGTTTGCAAATTGCACTACGTCGTTTTCGATGAAGCTCACATGCTAAAGAATATGACAACAGCTAGGTATGCAAATTTGATCACCATCAATGCAGAAATGAGAATTCTGCTCACAGGAACACCACTACAAAATAATTTGCTGGAATTAATGTCGCTCCTATGTTTTGTTATGCCGTCATTTTTCGCCAAAAAGATTGATGACATAAAAACGTTGTTTGTTAAG aaagtaaaaaaagaaactgaAGACGCATCACAGTTCAATGATAATCAAGTGGATCGTGCCAAGCGTATTATGAAACCTTTTGTTCTGAGAAGATTAAAGAAGGATGTGCTCAAGTGCTTGCCCAAGAAACATGATTACATT cACAAAGTACCAATGACAGCGACTCAAAAGGAACACTATAAGGAACTTGTTGAATACTACACAAATCAAAGAGGTGAAATCACTTCATCGGAAATTGCAGGTGTCTCCATTATGATGGACATGAGGAAGGCAGCTAATCACCCGCTTCTGATGAGACACTATTTCAGCGATGAAAGGCTGCGATTCTTCTCAAAGCAGTTGGCTCTTACTGCGAGTTATAAAAAGCAAAATGAGCAGTATATCTTTGAGGAGCTGGCTGTGTTATCTGATTTCCAAGTTTGGCAAATATGTGACAAACAC GGCCTTGATGACGTAACAATTCCAAATTCCCTAATTCTTGATTCTGGAAAATTCAATCACTTGGACAAGCTACTGCCAAAACTGAAAGAAGAAAACCACCGAGTTTTGATTTTCAGTCAATTTACAATGGTCTTGGATATTGTTGAAAGGTATTTAGAAATTCGTGGACATGAATACCTTCGTCTGGATGGTAGTACGGCTGTCGAGGAACGCCAAGATATGATCGATGATTTTAATAAAGATTCCCAAATCTTTGTGTTTCTCCTGTCGACCAAAGCTGGTGGCGTTGGTATAAATTTAACTGCTGCCGATACGGCAATCATTCATGACATCGATTTCAATCCGTACAATGACAAACAAGCCGAAGATCGTTGCCATCGTATGGGACAGACTAGAGATGTCAGTGTGTATCGGTTGATATCGGAGGGAACGATCGAAGAGGGTATGCTGGTGGTGGCCCAGGAAAAGCTCAAACTCGAGCAAGATATTAATGCTGAAGGAGAAAATGATGTACAAGAGCAGAAATGCATGGTTAGATTATTACAAATGGCCCTGGGCCTTAATGACAGCGAAAAAGAAACGTAG